The window AAATCCATTCCAATGATCCAAGGCTTAAAATCTTTTGATACGTCTTTCGTAATTGGATTAATTTTTTTGTAAAGTCTAACATTTTCAAATCTTGTTCTGCAGGTTCCCAGATCATACATTTGCGGCAATCCGGGTCATTCTCGCCATCCATCCCAATCTCTGTTCCGTAGTAAATACAAGGGGAACCGTGTTGTAAGAAGGTAAAAGCTAAAGTTGCTTTAGCTAAATCTTTATTCCCTTCGCAAATAGTTAGCAGACGTGCCGTATCATGAGAGTCTAGCATATTAAACTGAACCTCATTAGTCTGTTGACGGTACAGCATTAACTGCTCATTTAAACCTGCTACCATTTTACTTGGAGCAATCCGTTTTGCTACAAAGAAATCTTCAATCGTTTCTGTATAAGCATAGTTCATTACTGCATGAAATTCATCGCCTTGTAACCAACTTTGTGAAGAATGCCAAATTTCCCCCAAAATATAAAAATCTTCTTTGATTGCGGTTGTTGCTTGATAGAACTTCTTCCAAAAATGATGATCAACTTCATTGGCAACATCTAAACGCCAAGCATCAATATCAAATTCACGAATCCAATATGTTGCGATATCCAACAAATAGGCTTGAACTTCAGGATTTGCTGTATTTAATTTAGGCATATGTGGAGTAAAAGCAAATGTATCATAAGAAACGGTTCTCGCACCTTCATTATTGCCATTCTTTCCAATGTCGACAGGGAAACTATGAACGTGGAACCAATCAAGATACTTAGATTTTTCTTGATTTTTAACAACATCTTGCCATAAAGGCGAAACATCACCAGTATGATTAAAGACTGCATCTAACATAATCCGAATCCCACGTTTATGCGCTTCTTCAACTAATTTTTTAAAGGTTTCTTTGTCACCAAAATCTGGATCAATCTCATAATAGTCAATCGTATCGTATTTGTGATTCGATGAAGCTTTAAAAATCGGACAGAAATAAATACCGTTAATACCTAGATCAACTAAATAATCTAGGTGATCGATTACTCCTTGTAAGTCACCACCATAAAAATCT is drawn from Carnobacterium gallinarum DSM 4847 and contains these coding sequences:
- a CDS encoding glycoside hydrolase family 13 protein, which translates into the protein METAAILHRPDSEYAYLYQTGDFHVRLRTKKGDVASVGLISGDPYLFHEDSWYKEEQKMELVASTDFHDYWQIATTAPYRRLQYGFHVVDNDGEAIFYGDRGAFPYTSETLANPGYFFRMPYFQEIDRFKSPEWVKETIWYQIFPERFANGNPAITPKNALPWGSKEHPDREDFYGGDLQGVIDHLDYLVDLGINGIYFCPIFKASSNHKYDTIDYYEIDPDFGDKETFKKLVEEAHKRGIRIMLDAVFNHTGDVSPLWQDVVKNQEKSKYLDWFHVHSFPVDIGKNGNNEGARTVSYDTFAFTPHMPKLNTANPEVQAYLLDIATYWIREFDIDAWRLDVANEVDHHFWKKFYQATTAIKEDFYILGEIWHSSQSWLQGDEFHAVMNYAYTETIEDFFVAKRIAPSKMVAGLNEQLMLYRQQTNEVQFNMLDSHDTARLLTICEGNKDLAKATLAFTFLQHGSPCIYYGTEIGMDGENDPDCRKCMIWEPAEQDLKMLDFTKKLIQLRKTYQKILSLGSLEWILIEEEKKVIGFKRVGKEGTLICYFNQGTENAEIELLTHNKVVLSQLTEGTQNQINIEPNGFIVCLEN